A window of the Bacillus sp. A301a_S52 genome harbors these coding sequences:
- the spoIIR gene encoding stage II sporulation protein R, producing MKQRHSSLIDCKKRLLMALYSSFIVTVFLLSWEAHLFYPQYESASANITSASGLQVEIPEEAIRLRIKSNSQSPEDQQLKLIIRNDANRYIRSWTEESSDVDEAREIIKAKLPQLEEVIKKSMTKANVFSPFTVNLKEVDFPTKQYGERIYPAGDYEAVYIEIGEGLGDNWWCVLFPPLCFIDSGGEEANGEAEEEETEEDVEIAFFLVEVIQSLWTKLTT from the coding sequence ATGAAACAAAGACATAGTAGCTTAATAGATTGTAAGAAACGCTTACTTATGGCCTTATATAGTTCGTTTATCGTAACAGTCTTTTTATTATCATGGGAAGCGCATTTATTCTATCCGCAGTATGAGAGTGCTTCTGCGAATATTACGTCAGCTTCTGGATTACAGGTAGAGATTCCTGAAGAGGCGATTAGATTAAGAATTAAATCGAATAGTCAATCTCCAGAGGATCAACAATTAAAGTTAATCATACGTAACGACGCGAACCGATACATCCGTTCGTGGACAGAGGAAAGCAGTGATGTGGATGAAGCTAGGGAAATTATTAAAGCAAAATTACCACAATTAGAAGAAGTTATAAAAAAGTCTATGACTAAAGCAAACGTTTTTTCGCCGTTCACTGTTAATTTGAAAGAAGTAGACTTTCCGACGAAACAGTATGGAGAGAGAATTTATCCTGCGGGTGATTATGAAGCTGTTTATATTGAAATTGGAGAAGGCTTAGGTGACAATTGGTGGTGTGTATTATTTCCACCTCTTTGTTTCATAGATTCTGGAGGTGAAGAAGCGAATGGTGAGGCTGAAGAGGAAGAGACAGAAGAGGATGTTGAAATAGCGTTTTTTCTTGTAGAGGTCATCCAAAGTTTATGGACAAAACTTACGACTTGA
- a CDS encoding manganese efflux pump: MAVALMALALSMDAFSISVGIGLLGLRYKRIVLVSTTVGFFHMIMPFAGIIIGRLLSEYMGALAFFIGGSGLIVLGLQMIISSLKKDLSPIFSPMGFGLVVFAMSVSMDSLSLGLTLGVLGVNTWLITIFFGVASAFFTGLGLMIGKKAGYWIGAGGEWIGGFVLLIFGVKMILTPF, from the coding sequence GTGGCTGTGGCTTTGATGGCATTGGCTTTAAGTATGGATGCTTTTTCGATTTCGGTTGGTATAGGCTTGTTAGGGTTGAGATATAAACGGATTGTCCTCGTAAGTACGACTGTTGGCTTTTTCCATATGATTATGCCGTTTGCCGGGATTATCATTGGTCGATTATTATCAGAATATATGGGGGCCCTTGCTTTTTTTATCGGCGGTAGTGGCTTGATTGTTCTAGGCTTGCAGATGATTATTTCCTCGCTTAAAAAAGACCTTTCGCCTATCTTTTCTCCAATGGGATTTGGGCTTGTAGTGTTTGCGATGAGCGTGAGTATGGATAGCCTCTCATTAGGACTTACACTTGGTGTACTTGGGGTTAATACGTGGTTAATTACTATTTTCTTTGGTGTTGCTAGTGCTTTTTTTACGGGACTTGGCTTAATGATTGGGAAGAAAGCTGGTTATTGGATAGGGGCAGGCGGTGAGTGGATTGGAGGTTTTGTTTTGCTAATCTTTGGGGTAAAAATGATACTAACACCTTTTTAA
- the prmC gene encoding peptide chain release factor N(5)-glutamine methyltransferase, which produces MTLPTTTKTYEALNWASSFLQQHNYERTIGHILLMYHTGWSRTRLLTEQQTLLPDDLFAAFQHDVRLAASGIPVQHITGKETFYGRHYRVNNHVLIPRPETEELVETLLTTLDNHKHLFNKSEEEPLTIVDVGTGSGIIATTMALEVPSSHVSASDISAEALAVAKRNADSLEARVEFLHGDLLLPFIKKGYQADVIISNPPYIPIGDKEWMNENVKDHEPSGALFAGEDGLEIYRRLVHQIPLVLSHPGIIAFEIGYNQGDAVTELLQQVLPLDTYIEVINDINGNERIVLAIVP; this is translated from the coding sequence ATGACCCTACCGACGACAACAAAAACTTACGAAGCCCTGAATTGGGCTTCGTCTTTTTTACAACAACATAATTACGAAAGGACAATCGGCCACATCCTGTTGATGTATCACACAGGGTGGAGTCGCACGAGACTGTTAACGGAACAACAAACGCTCCTGCCTGACGACCTTTTTGCAGCATTTCAGCATGATGTACGCCTTGCTGCGTCAGGCATTCCTGTGCAACATATAACGGGGAAAGAAACATTTTATGGCCGTCACTATCGTGTGAATAACCATGTTCTTATACCGCGGCCGGAAACGGAAGAATTAGTAGAGACACTCCTGACAACATTAGACAATCATAAACACCTGTTTAACAAAAGCGAGGAGGAGCCCCTGACTATTGTGGATGTAGGGACAGGCAGTGGGATCATTGCTACTACGATGGCTCTCGAGGTTCCATCTAGTCATGTATCTGCTTCAGATATCAGTGCTGAAGCTCTTGCCGTGGCAAAAAGGAATGCCGATAGTCTTGAAGCTAGGGTGGAATTTTTACATGGAGATTTATTATTGCCCTTTATAAAAAAAGGTTATCAAGCTGATGTTATTATTTCTAACCCACCTTATATACCTATTGGTGATAAAGAGTGGATGAACGAAAATGTAAAAGACCATGAGCCATCAGGGGCTCTTTTTGCAGGTGAAGACGGGCTTGAGATATACCGCCGTCTTGTTCATCAAATTCCGCTCGTCTTGTCTCATCCAGGTATCATAGCCTTTGAAATTGGCTATAATCAAGGAGATGCTGTTACTGAACTACTACAACAGGTATTGCCGTTAGATACTTATATTGAGGTTATAAATGATATAAATGGGAATGAGCGGATCGTGTTAGCGATAGTTCCTTAA
- a CDS encoding low molecular weight protein arginine phosphatase — protein MERVLFVCTGNTCRSPMAEAIFEQKKVKENLQAKSAGVHGVDNMPMSEGTRLTLAKRGIMESHQSNALSHELIRWADVILTMTENHKKIVQETYPEASPYIFTLKEFIITDPDKVKKMEELAEHRAQIEQKRTAFLSDNEGKVAKYNKEKEVHNQSTMEEELLDLLHPHQAAIDRIEWDLPTLDFPDPFGGGQEIYEELYQEMEQAIEKLLAILNDRSDSEF, from the coding sequence ATGGAAAGAGTTTTATTTGTTTGTACAGGTAATACGTGTCGAAGCCCGATGGCTGAGGCTATTTTTGAACAGAAAAAAGTGAAAGAAAATTTACAAGCTAAGTCAGCCGGTGTCCATGGGGTGGATAATATGCCAATGTCAGAAGGTACGCGATTGACGTTGGCAAAGCGAGGAATTATGGAGAGTCATCAATCAAATGCATTATCACATGAACTTATTCGTTGGGCAGATGTGATTCTAACGATGACAGAGAATCATAAAAAAATTGTCCAAGAAACGTATCCAGAAGCATCACCTTATATTTTTACACTTAAAGAATTTATTATTACGGATCCTGATAAGGTTAAAAAGATGGAAGAGCTTGCAGAACATCGAGCGCAAATAGAGCAAAAGCGAACTGCTTTTTTATCTGATAATGAGGGGAAAGTTGCAAAATATAATAAAGAGAAAGAGGTTCACAACCAATCTACAATGGAAGAGGAATTATTGGATTTACTACACCCTCATCAGGCAGCAATAGACCGGATTGAATGGGATCTTCCTACTCTTGATTTTCCGGATCCGTTTGGGGGAGGACAAGAGATTTACGAAGAACTCTATCAAGAAATGGAACAAGCTATTGAAAAGTTATTGGCGATTTTGAACGACCGATCTGATTCAGAATTCTAA
- a CDS encoding type B 50S ribosomal protein L31, which produces MKQGIHPEYRKVVFKDTSTGFMFLSGSTRQAEETVEWEDGNTYPLLTVEVSSDSHPFYTGKQKFADAGGRVDRFKKKYGM; this is translated from the coding sequence ATGAAACAAGGAATTCATCCGGAATACCGTAAAGTTGTTTTCAAGGATACAAGCACAGGCTTTATGTTCTTGTCGGGATCTACTCGTCAAGCGGAAGAGACTGTTGAGTGGGAAGATGGTAACACGTACCCACTACTTACTGTTGAGGTAAGCTCGGATTCCCACCCATTCTACACAGGTAAGCAAAAGTTTGCCGATGCTGGTGGTCGTGTGGATCGTTTCAAAAAGAAATACGGTATGTAA
- a CDS encoding threonylcarbamoyl-AMP synthase gives MEQLTKQWTVDITVDNLANNAQIVEAAHELVSQQVVAFPTETVYGLGGDATSDLAIERIFGAKGRPADNPLIVHIAERAQLKDYVKEIPPLADKLMSAFWPGPLTIVFKHNGNLSKRVTAGLSTVAVRMPDHPVALALIKAAGIPLAAPSANRSGRPSPTLASHVYEDLNGKIRGIIDGGATGLGLESTVIECAEEKVRILRPGAITKEDLAAVCGQVFTDFALKQEEDEAPASPGMKYVHYAPHAPLTLVKGTEAFLHKTAEAAYEKGLKVGLLVTHDYHFPTKVHKKVVMGSRDDLTTIAHHLYEALRAFADGEVDVIFSEVFPEHGLGSAIMNRLKKAAGGRVITEQDN, from the coding sequence ATGGAACAATTAACAAAACAATGGACTGTGGATATAACTGTGGATAACCTTGCTAATAATGCTCAAATTGTAGAGGCAGCTCATGAATTAGTATCACAACAAGTGGTTGCTTTTCCGACGGAAACCGTCTACGGATTAGGAGGGGATGCTACTTCTGATTTAGCAATAGAACGGATATTTGGGGCGAAAGGGCGACCGGCCGATAATCCTTTAATTGTCCATATTGCAGAGCGAGCTCAGCTGAAAGACTATGTAAAAGAGATTCCACCACTAGCGGATAAATTAATGAGTGCTTTTTGGCCAGGTCCGTTAACCATTGTCTTTAAACATAATGGGAACCTGTCGAAGCGAGTTACAGCAGGCTTGTCTACAGTGGCTGTGAGAATGCCTGATCATCCTGTAGCTTTGGCCCTAATTAAGGCGGCAGGTATCCCTTTAGCAGCACCTAGTGCAAATCGCTCTGGACGTCCGAGCCCAACTTTAGCGAGTCATGTTTATGAAGACCTGAATGGTAAAATTAGAGGTATTATTGATGGAGGAGCAACGGGCTTAGGTTTAGAATCGACTGTCATTGAGTGTGCTGAAGAGAAAGTAAGAATTTTGCGACCAGGTGCTATTACAAAAGAAGATTTAGCGGCAGTCTGTGGCCAGGTTTTTACCGATTTTGCTTTAAAACAAGAGGAGGATGAAGCACCAGCTTCACCAGGCATGAAATACGTGCACTATGCACCGCATGCGCCTCTCACATTAGTAAAGGGGACAGAAGCATTCCTTCATAAGACAGCGGAGGCGGCATATGAAAAAGGATTGAAAGTCGGTTTACTCGTGACGCATGACTATCACTTCCCTACTAAAGTTCACAAAAAAGTTGTAATGGGATCGCGGGATGACTTAACTACGATTGCTCATCATTTATATGAAGCATTGCGAGCATTTGCTGACGGAGAGGTAGATGTCATTTTCTCTGAAGTATTCCCTGAACATGGACTGGGGAGTGCTATCATGAACAGGTTGAAAAAAGCTGCAGGAGGAAGGGTGATTACTGAGCAGGATAATTGA
- the rho gene encoding transcription termination factor Rho: MGVTLKEMEHMKLKELYELAKEHKVQYYSQLTKKELMFAIFKKQAENEDLMFMEGILEIITSEGFGFLRSNTYKPSSQDIYISASQIRRFQLRNGDTVSGKVRKPKENERYYGLLQVAAVNGEDPEKASERPHFPQLTPLYPEKKLTLEYQSNMVASRVVDMISPVGFGQRGLIVAPPKAGKTLLLKEVANSIAKNHPDVELMVLLIDERPEEVTDMERSVKGEVVSSTFDEVPENHIKVAELVLDRAMRLVEAKKDVVILMDSITRLARAYNLVIPPSGRTLSGGIDPASFHRPKRFFGAARNIEEGGSLTILATALVETGSRMDDVIYEEFKGTGNMELHLDRKLAERRIYPAIDIRRSSTRREELLLPKNQIENLWAIRKTMNDQPDFLDRFLKKVRNTKTNEEFFDTFEKEKSGTTRTKNTTV; this comes from the coding sequence ATGGGCGTCACTTTAAAAGAAATGGAGCATATGAAGCTCAAAGAATTATATGAACTGGCTAAAGAACATAAAGTTCAATATTATAGCCAACTTACAAAGAAAGAACTTATGTTTGCTATTTTTAAGAAACAAGCTGAGAATGAAGATCTGATGTTTATGGAAGGCATCCTAGAAATTATCACGTCTGAAGGCTTTGGCTTTCTGCGGTCTAATACGTACAAACCAAGTTCCCAAGATATTTACATCTCTGCTTCCCAGATCCGCAGGTTTCAATTAAGAAATGGTGATACAGTGTCTGGAAAGGTGCGTAAGCCGAAAGAAAATGAACGATACTATGGTCTGCTACAAGTAGCTGCTGTCAATGGGGAAGATCCGGAAAAAGCGAGTGAACGACCACATTTCCCTCAATTAACACCTTTATACCCCGAGAAAAAACTGACCCTAGAATATCAATCGAATATGGTCGCTTCCCGTGTGGTAGATATGATATCTCCTGTGGGATTTGGGCAGCGTGGACTGATTGTTGCCCCACCTAAAGCGGGTAAAACACTTTTATTAAAAGAAGTAGCTAATAGCATAGCAAAGAATCATCCAGATGTTGAGTTGATGGTTTTACTTATTGATGAGCGGCCAGAAGAAGTAACAGATATGGAGAGATCTGTTAAAGGTGAAGTTGTAAGCTCCACATTTGACGAAGTACCGGAAAACCATATTAAAGTAGCGGAACTCGTACTTGATCGTGCCATGCGTCTTGTTGAAGCTAAAAAAGATGTTGTTATTTTAATGGACAGTATTACGAGGCTTGCTCGAGCATATAACCTCGTTATTCCGCCAAGTGGCCGTACTTTGTCAGGAGGTATTGATCCTGCTAGTTTCCATAGGCCTAAGCGTTTCTTTGGGGCGGCAAGGAACATTGAAGAAGGCGGAAGTTTAACGATTTTAGCTACTGCACTCGTTGAAACAGGTTCTCGTATGGATGATGTTATTTATGAAGAGTTTAAGGGGACTGGAAATATGGAGCTCCACCTTGACCGTAAATTGGCAGAACGTCGAATTTATCCAGCTATTGACATACGACGTTCTAGTACCCGCCGTGAAGAGTTACTCCTTCCTAAAAACCAAATTGAAAATTTATGGGCTATTCGTAAAACAATGAATGATCAGCCAGACTTCCTAGATCGTTTTCTTAAAAAGGTTCGTAATACCAAAACGAATGAGGAGTTTTTTGATACATTTGAAAAAGAAAAATCAGGAACTACTCGGACTAAAAATACGACTGTGTGA
- a CDS encoding thymidine kinase, giving the protein MHLTRREGWLEVVCGSMFSGKSEELIRRVRRASFGKQKIQVFKPKMDNRYSEKEVVSHNGTKIYAWPVERSIDILQHLENDTQVVAIDEVQFFDEDVVSVIQHLADEGIRVIVAGLDQDFRGEPFGHVPTLMGLAETVTKLQAICLACGSPASRTQRLIDGKPASYDDPVILVGASESYEPRCRHCHEVPGKPEIKHVTPQSLPANKG; this is encoded by the coding sequence ATGCATTTAACTAGAAGAGAAGGCTGGTTAGAGGTCGTTTGTGGTAGTATGTTTTCTGGGAAATCAGAAGAATTAATTCGACGAGTGCGTCGAGCTAGCTTTGGGAAACAAAAAATTCAAGTGTTTAAGCCTAAAATGGATAATCGCTACAGTGAAAAGGAAGTCGTTTCACATAACGGAACAAAAATCTATGCGTGGCCAGTGGAAAGATCAATCGACATTTTACAGCATCTTGAGAATGATACCCAAGTTGTGGCGATTGATGAGGTTCAGTTTTTTGATGAAGATGTTGTGAGTGTTATTCAACATTTAGCGGATGAAGGCATCCGTGTTATTGTTGCGGGGTTAGATCAAGATTTTCGTGGAGAGCCATTTGGACATGTACCTACGTTGATGGGGTTAGCAGAAACAGTTACTAAGCTGCAGGCTATATGTTTAGCATGCGGATCACCAGCAAGCCGTACACAACGACTTATTGACGGGAAACCAGCATCTTATGATGATCCAGTTATTCTTGTAGGGGCTTCAGAGTCATATGAACCGCGATGTCGACATTGTCATGAAGTACCAGGTAAACCTGAGATTAAACATGTTACACCGCAGTCATTGCCAGCTAATAAGGGATGA
- a CDS encoding methyl-accepting chemotaxis protein, whose product MRVKGLGLRGKMVLGISSVAAITYAVSAFFIFFLHDIIGESLGLNPDSFLIAVLVLGVIWCGILGYFGAGFIVKPLKQLETAAVKVGEGDIRHNVEVPRSQDELYALAIAYNHMVDSLRSMVVDVNRNFNATNEKVLNIKQSSSDVAAQAEAISRTVGEISSGAEGSAHAIQQTAERIEEVTVIGSQVKSHAYDSDKMSKGMLSTLKESREVIQSLVAGIQQLSDTNQASLDSVQRLEGNAVKVGEIVSLVGEMAEQTNLLALNASIEAARAGEQGKGFAVVADEVRKLADQSTTAVHGISELVKNIQDDVKHVASQIKEQVEAANLEAIKGTKTNKIITEMGVSVNEVAGSIKEILELIEKQMHYVETTGKESQNVAAIAEQTSAGAADVTTAICDQTAVIQEVAASAEILLDQANDLKKTISRFTV is encoded by the coding sequence ATGAGAGTGAAGGGTTTGGGATTAAGGGGGAAGATGGTTTTAGGGATTAGTTCTGTAGCGGCAATTACATATGCGGTTAGTGCGTTTTTTATTTTTTTTCTACACGATATTATTGGAGAATCACTAGGCTTAAACCCAGATAGTTTTTTAATTGCAGTACTCGTTTTAGGGGTCATATGGTGTGGTATTTTAGGCTATTTTGGTGCGGGTTTCATCGTCAAACCATTAAAGCAGCTTGAAACGGCAGCTGTTAAAGTGGGTGAAGGAGATATACGACATAATGTGGAAGTGCCACGGTCACAGGATGAGCTCTATGCATTGGCTATAGCTTATAATCATATGGTTGATAGTCTCAGGTCAATGGTAGTGGATGTTAACCGCAATTTTAATGCGACTAATGAAAAAGTTCTTAATATTAAGCAGTCTTCTTCTGATGTTGCTGCGCAGGCCGAAGCGATTAGTCGAACTGTTGGTGAAATTTCTTCAGGTGCAGAGGGCTCAGCGCATGCCATTCAACAAACAGCAGAGCGTATAGAAGAGGTCACAGTTATCGGGTCGCAAGTTAAGTCACATGCCTATGATTCAGATAAAATGTCTAAAGGTATGCTGAGCACATTAAAAGAAAGTCGAGAGGTGATTCAATCACTTGTAGCCGGCATTCAGCAACTATCTGATACTAATCAAGCTTCATTAGATTCTGTTCAACGTTTAGAAGGGAATGCTGTAAAAGTTGGGGAGATTGTTTCTCTCGTTGGAGAAATGGCAGAGCAAACCAATTTACTTGCTTTAAATGCCTCGATAGAAGCAGCAAGAGCAGGCGAGCAAGGGAAAGGTTTTGCTGTCGTAGCAGATGAGGTAAGGAAGCTTGCGGATCAAAGTACAACTGCTGTCCACGGCATTTCAGAGCTTGTAAAAAATATTCAAGACGATGTGAAACATGTAGCGTCACAAATTAAAGAGCAAGTCGAAGCTGCAAACTTAGAAGCTATTAAAGGGACAAAAACAAATAAAATCATTACGGAGATGGGGGTCTCTGTGAATGAAGTTGCTGGCTCTATAAAGGAAATACTTGAGCTAATAGAGAAACAAATGCACTATGTGGAAACCACCGGCAAAGAGTCACAAAATGTCGCGGCAATTGCGGAACAAACGTCTGCTGGAGCTGCCGATGTCACGACAGCTATCTGCGACCAGACCGCTGTCATACAGGAAGTGGCTGCTTCTGCAGAAATTTTACTTGATCAGGCGAATGACTTGAAAAAAACGATCAGTCGATTTACTGTGTAA
- the rpiB gene encoding ribose 5-phosphate isomerase B: MKIVIASDHAGYALKKDIVQVVEELGHQVEDVGCDCADSVDYADYGIPAAEMVANGKADRGIIICGTGIGMSISANKVKGIRCALVHDLFSAKATREHNDTNVLAMGERVIGPGLAQEITKVWLTTPFEGGRHARRVDKITAYEEKNEG, from the coding sequence ATGAAAATAGTTATCGCATCAGACCATGCAGGATATGCTTTGAAGAAGGACATTGTACAAGTAGTAGAGGAACTAGGGCATCAAGTTGAGGACGTAGGATGTGACTGTGCTGACTCTGTTGACTATGCTGATTATGGTATACCGGCTGCTGAAATGGTGGCAAACGGAAAAGCTGACAGGGGTATTATTATTTGTGGGACAGGTATTGGCATGTCTATCTCAGCTAATAAAGTGAAGGGGATTCGATGTGCACTTGTTCATGATTTATTCTCCGCTAAAGCGACAAGAGAACACAATGACACCAATGTCCTGGCTATGGGAGAACGTGTAATTGGGCCCGGACTTGCTCAAGAAATAACAAAAGTTTGGTTAACTACTCCGTTTGAAGGTGGTCGTCATGCACGAAGAGTTGACAAAATTACGGCTTATGAAGAAAAAAATGAAGGGTAA
- a CDS encoding TIGR01440 family protein, protein MLSELDTNQISRALTQALEEFQNEANLQKNQLFIIGASTSEVLGERIGSSGTIEVARALWEVISHFQKKTGIVCAYQGCEHINRALVIERETADRFNLEPVSVIPHAKAGGSMAAYAFNQMDDAVVVEELKAHAGIDIGDTFIGMHLRKVAVPVRTSIKEIGNAHLTLARTRPKLIGGERAVYTRDWSNC, encoded by the coding sequence ATGTTGAGTGAGTTAGACACTAACCAAATATCCAGAGCTCTTACTCAGGCGCTTGAAGAATTTCAAAACGAAGCCAATTTACAAAAAAATCAGCTGTTTATAATTGGTGCTAGTACAAGTGAAGTGTTAGGGGAGCGTATTGGGAGCTCCGGAACAATAGAAGTAGCAAGAGCATTGTGGGAAGTGATTAGTCACTTTCAAAAAAAGACTGGCATTGTATGCGCTTATCAAGGTTGTGAACATATTAATAGAGCGCTCGTGATAGAGAGAGAAACAGCGGACAGGTTTAATTTAGAGCCTGTTAGTGTCATTCCTCACGCGAAAGCAGGGGGCTCAATGGCAGCTTACGCATTTAATCAGATGGATGATGCCGTTGTAGTTGAAGAATTGAAGGCACATGCTGGTATTGATATTGGCGATACGTTTATAGGGATGCATTTGAGAAAAGTGGCGGTACCGGTTCGAACAAGTATTAAGGAAATTGGCAATGCCCATTTGACATTGGCACGAACAAGGCCGAAGCTAATCGGAGGAGAAAGAGCCGTATACACACGAGATTGGTCTAATTGTTGA
- the glpX gene encoding class II fructose-bisphosphatase, which produces MERSLSMELVRVTEAAALASARWMGKGKKEEADQAATEAMRDVFDTIPMKGTVVIGEGEMDEAPMLYIGEKLGNGFGPRVDVAVDPLEGTNIVANGEWNGLAVLGVADKGCLLHAPDMYMDKIAVGPEAVGKIDINASVVDNLEAVAKAKQKDVEDVVVAILRRERHAQLIEEVREAGARIKLMGDGDVAAAINTAFEDTGVDMLLGSGGAPEGVLAAIGLKCLGGEFQGKLLPQNEDERQRCLEMGINDINKVLFMDDLVGGDDAIFAATGVTDGELLKGVQYKGAKGTTQSLVMRAKSGTVRFVDGKHLLTKKPDLVIR; this is translated from the coding sequence ATGGAACGAAGCTTGTCAATGGAGTTAGTACGAGTCACAGAAGCAGCAGCACTAGCCTCTGCTAGATGGATGGGGAAAGGTAAGAAAGAAGAAGCTGACCAGGCTGCGACGGAAGCAATGCGTGATGTTTTTGACACGATTCCGATGAAAGGAACCGTCGTTATTGGAGAAGGTGAGATGGATGAGGCGCCAATGTTATACATTGGTGAAAAGCTCGGCAATGGCTTTGGCCCTCGTGTGGATGTGGCAGTTGACCCTCTTGAAGGCACAAACATTGTAGCTAATGGTGAGTGGAATGGCCTTGCAGTTCTTGGTGTAGCGGATAAAGGATGCCTGCTGCATGCCCCTGATATGTACATGGACAAAATTGCTGTAGGCCCAGAGGCAGTTGGCAAAATTGATATTAATGCTTCTGTGGTTGATAACTTAGAAGCAGTAGCAAAAGCGAAACAGAAAGATGTTGAAGATGTTGTGGTAGCCATTTTGCGGAGAGAAAGACATGCACAGTTAATCGAAGAAGTCCGAGAAGCTGGTGCAAGGATAAAATTAATGGGAGATGGCGACGTGGCAGCAGCCATTAATACAGCCTTTGAAGATACTGGCGTGGATATGCTACTTGGTTCTGGTGGGGCTCCAGAAGGTGTGTTAGCGGCCATAGGACTTAAATGCCTCGGTGGAGAATTTCAAGGAAAGCTCCTCCCGCAAAATGAAGATGAGCGACAACGGTGTTTAGAAATGGGTATTAACGATATTAATAAAGTTCTGTTTATGGATGATCTAGTTGGTGGCGATGATGCTATTTTTGCTGCAACGGGTGTTACAGATGGCGAGTTACTAAAAGGTGTACAATATAAAGGAGCGAAAGGGACAACGCAATCGCTTGTTATGAGAGCTAAATCAGGAACCGTACGATTTGTAGATGGAAAGCACTTGTTAACGAAAAAACCAGACCTTGTTATACGCTGA
- the prfA gene encoding peptide chain release factor 1 encodes MFDRLQAVEDRYEKLNELLMDPDVISDTKKLRDYSKEQSDIQETVETYRQYKEIKTQYDEAKSMLQENLDDEMRDMVKMEVDELEDQLPALEEKLKLLLIPKDPNDDKNVIVEIRGAAGGDEAALFAGDLFRMYTRYADARGWKTDVIESNETGIGGFKEVIFTINGKGAYSRMKYENGAHRVQRVPSTESGGRIHTSTATVAVLAEAEDVEVDIHDKDIRVDTFASSGPGGQSVNTTMSAVRLTHMPTGIVVSCQDEKSQIKNKDKAMKVLRARVYDKFQKEAQAEYDEHRKSAVGTGDRSERIRTYNFPQSRVTDHRIGLTLQKLDQILEGKLDEIIDPLIMEEQSQMMENAE; translated from the coding sequence GTGTTTGACCGCCTTCAGGCAGTAGAAGACCGTTATGAAAAGCTGAATGAATTATTAATGGATCCAGATGTGATAAGCGATACGAAGAAGCTTCGTGATTATTCAAAAGAGCAATCAGATATACAGGAAACGGTGGAGACATACCGCCAATATAAAGAAATTAAGACGCAGTATGATGAAGCTAAAAGTATGCTCCAAGAAAACCTTGACGATGAGATGCGTGATATGGTGAAAATGGAAGTAGATGAACTTGAGGATCAACTCCCAGCACTTGAAGAGAAGCTAAAGTTACTTCTCATCCCAAAAGATCCGAACGATGATAAAAACGTGATTGTAGAAATTCGCGGAGCAGCAGGAGGGGATGAAGCAGCTCTGTTTGCAGGGGATTTATTCCGTATGTATACGCGTTACGCGGACGCCCGAGGATGGAAAACAGATGTGATTGAATCGAATGAAACGGGGATCGGTGGATTTAAAGAAGTTATCTTTACGATTAACGGTAAAGGTGCTTATTCACGGATGAAGTATGAGAATGGGGCCCACCGTGTTCAACGGGTGCCATCGACTGAATCCGGTGGAAGAATACACACATCTACAGCAACGGTGGCTGTTCTCGCTGAAGCAGAGGATGTGGAAGTTGATATCCATGATAAAGATATCCGTGTCGATACGTTTGCCTCAAGTGGTCCAGGAGGCCAGAGTGTGAATACGACTATGTCAGCTGTAAGGCTTACTCATATGCCTACTGGAATCGTTGTCTCATGTCAGGATGAAAAATCCCAAATTAAAAATAAAGATAAAGCCATGAAGGTATTGCGGGCTAGAGTTTATGATAAATTTCAAAAAGAAGCACAAGCTGAATATGATGAACATCGTAAGTCTGCTGTTGGAACAGGAGATCGCTCCGAACGGATTCGTACTTATAACTTCCCGCAAAGTCGAGTAACGGATCATCGGATTGGTCTTACTTTACAAAAGTTGGACCAAATCTTAGAGGGAAAGCTCGACGAGATCATTGATCCTCTTATTATGGAAGAACAATCCCAAATGATGGAAAATGCGGAGTGA